In Malaclemys terrapin pileata isolate rMalTer1 chromosome 14, rMalTer1.hap1, whole genome shotgun sequence, the genomic stretch CTAACCAGGTGTATTGCAGCTAGATCAGAATTAAAGGCTACCATTGTATTAGCTAGATGTTCCCTCTACGGCAttctttttttgttccttttcatTAGGTGTATTTTGCATGGGGTATGAATTTTCCTCTCAAATAAGAGCTCTGTTAAAAATTGCCAATAACAGGAATGTGGTTTCAATGCAAGTCATGAAATCATATCagctttaaaaaggaaattaaaagtaaACCCCATCCCCAGTGAAATGATGACCACTGGTagctgctgctcccattgaagtaaattgtaaactatccattgacttcaatgggagcatacCCCATGGTATTCAAAGTCAGAAAATGATTGGGAATTTCTGAGCAGTTTTTGACAATGCTTCGATCATAgttacaggggaaaaaataagaaCTAATTTCTGATACTGTGTCCTTTAAATAATAGGTCCtgaaaaattctttttaaaacattgtcTCCTTCCTTCTTTGTTCATAGGGGTTTTTTTCAGTAACAAAGTCCATGATCCTGTAAATATGTAAACACTTGCATAACTTTATTTATATGAGCGGTTCCATTTTAACTGACTATACAGATGAAACCGTGAAACTGGCTATAAACAAAGTACtgtcaaaaataaacaaactgaaaaaagagGTTTCCCCCCCACAAATTACTTCCCATTTTAGTAAGCataggtgttacttgtaactaTGCAGTAAGTACACAATTATCTTACAGAAATGGGATAGTGTCCCTTTTATATTTTATCATACTTTTTTAGATTGAAAACTATCAGAATTTTAACTTTTGCTGTCTGTATTTGTAAACTGCATTCCCTATTCAGAACtgctttaaaaacatattttgaagTCCATGTTCTTCAATGGGAGCATGATCACATGTTTTTGCTATTCAGTGAAATACGATCAGTGATCTTTTCTTGCACTCATTGTATATACTCTCGAACTGCAAGTTCTTTTAGGGTAAACACTTTTATTTGGTCTCTTTTTGCCTTGCTCTCTTCCAGTTTCTCTTGCAAGGATAGAAAGTCTTTGCCAAGTTCATATGCCAAAGTGATCATTGTCTCTAACAATGGAACATAATACCTATGCCCACCATGCATCTGTAGGCGAAGTAAAGCCTTTTCTCCATATTCATAGGCACTTGCTGGGTTCTCCAGGTCTTTGTGACACACAACTACAGCACAGAGTGTAGGGACTATTAAAACGGGGCTGTGTTTGGTTAATTTTTCCTGCAGAGCGACGACTTGCACAAGGATTTCCAAAGCTTTGGTATATTGGCCTCCCCTCAGACAGCCATAAGCTTCCTCCATCTCTGGTCTTATTAAGAAGTCGATAAATTTTTTTGATCTCCGGACACATTTCATAGAATACAGAAATCCCAGATAGTCCCTGAAGGCTAATTTTCTCTCATTGATCATTTCCTCTGTGAAGTTTCCAGTTAGGCACTTTTTGGGAAAGGTCACATCTTCTATTTCTTCATTAAAGTCCTTCAAAAGATTTTTGTGCAGTTTTTCAAAATCTGAATATCGACGCTCAATTACAGTTTTGTTGCCATCAAAACTGCCTGTctggatgatgatgattttatacaactggcaggaagaaaaaaaagcaagtaGCAAGAAATAGTCAGTCTTGTTACATAAAA encodes the following:
- the SNX20 gene encoding sorting nexin-20, which gives rise to MDRDQHHTAEGDQWEPVTDITTCSAAAQSDEEQNEIEAEISFQVNNDNPETAALSGTSNSPSPSSSMTTKQLQDYWRNEKRRCRQVKLLFEIPSTRIVEQYLSKYVLYKIIIIQTGSFDGNKTVIERRYSDFEKLHKNLLKDFNEEIEDVTFPKKCLTGNFTEEMINERKLAFRDYLGFLYSMKCVRRSKKFIDFLIRPEMEEAYGCLRGGQYTKALEILVQVVALQEKLTKHSPVLIVPTLCAVVVCHKDLENPASAYEYGEKALLRLQMHGGHRYYVPLLETMITLAYELGKDFLSLQEKLEESKAKRDQIKVFTLKELAVREYIQ